One part of the Lysobacterales bacterium genome encodes these proteins:
- the fabB gene encoding beta-ketoacyl-ACP synthase I gives MFPRRVVITGAGIVSCLGNDLASVSLALRDGRSGIRRCEAFVEAGLRSQVAGVPDIDLEARIDRRDRRFMGDAAAYACVALEDAIAMAGLKPEQVSHARTGLIMGSGGGSPAHQIEAADTLRSKGVRRIGPYQVTRTMASTVSACLATRFKVRGINYSISSACATSAHCIGAAAQQIAWGLQDMMFAGGGEENSWGMASLFDGMGALSTQRNDTPETASRAYDADRDGFVIAGGGGALVLEALEHAEARGARILAEIVGYGATSDGADMVAPSGEGAVACMRQAIAGLDQPIDYINTHGTSTPLGDLIELRALREVFGEAMPPFSSTKSLSGHSLGAAGVHEAIYCLAMLEGGFMAGSANVETPDPGVGDAPLLRASREASLRTVLSNSFGFGGTNACLVLRTLH, from the coding sequence ATGTTTCCGCGCAGGGTAGTCATCACCGGGGCCGGCATCGTCAGCTGCCTGGGCAACGATCTGGCCAGCGTCAGCCTCGCGCTGCGCGACGGTCGCTCCGGCATCCGCCGCTGCGAGGCGTTCGTGGAAGCGGGCCTGCGCAGCCAGGTTGCCGGGGTGCCGGACATCGATCTGGAAGCGCGCATCGACCGCCGCGATCGCCGCTTCATGGGCGACGCGGCCGCCTATGCCTGCGTGGCGCTGGAAGATGCCATCGCGATGGCAGGCCTCAAGCCGGAGCAGGTCAGTCATGCGCGCACCGGCCTGATCATGGGCTCGGGTGGCGGTTCGCCGGCGCACCAGATCGAAGCCGCCGATACGCTGCGCAGCAAGGGCGTACGTCGCATCGGGCCCTACCAGGTCACCCGCACCATGGCCTCGACGGTGTCGGCCTGCCTGGCGACGCGCTTCAAAGTGCGCGGCATCAACTACTCGATCAGCTCGGCCTGCGCGACCTCGGCCCACTGCATCGGCGCGGCTGCCCAGCAGATCGCCTGGGGCCTGCAGGACATGATGTTCGCCGGCGGCGGCGAGGAGAACTCTTGGGGCATGGCCAGCCTGTTCGACGGCATGGGCGCGCTGTCGACCCAGCGCAACGACACGCCCGAAACCGCTTCGCGCGCCTATGACGCCGACCGCGACGGCTTTGTCATCGCCGGTGGCGGCGGAGCGCTGGTGCTGGAAGCTCTGGAGCACGCTGAGGCACGCGGCGCGCGCATCCTCGCCGAGATCGTCGGCTATGGCGCGACCTCGGACGGCGCCGACATGGTCGCGCCCTCGGGCGAAGGCGCGGTCGCCTGCATGCGCCAGGCGATTGCCGGGCTGGATCAGCCGATCGACTACATCAACACCCACGGCACCTCGACACCACTCGGCGACCTCATCGAGCTGCGCGCCCTGCGCGAAGTGTTTGGTGAAGCCATGCCGCCGTTCTCCTCGACCAAGTCACTGTCGGGGCATTCGCTGGGCGCCGCCGGTGTGCACGAAGCGATCTACTGTCTCGCCATGCTGGAGGGCGGCTTCATGGCCGGCTCGGCGAACGTGGAAACACCCGACCCAGGCGTGGGCGATGCACCGCTGCTGCGGGCGAGCCGTGAGGCCTCGCTGCGGACGGTGCTGTCGAACAGCTTTGGGTTTGGGGGAACGAATGCCTGTCTCGTGCTGAGGACCCTGCACTGA
- a CDS encoding S9 family peptidase: MKHKISLWLALVAGLVGSPLAAAEPAPISIDALARMPNIQSISMSADGRHLVALLGKPGAEEFDTSLATWDLNDLDKGPTVTASGDRMRFIGASPLKAGKFLVVGRQEWTGDIAACGGEGNSVGSTKTFVNKVYLTDASHGEFQEGLAPTQRKTGMSDNTKRCLEIFGTSDLVSALPLDPERVVIAQLDMSTFRDVYLRYNLRTKESEMLFRAGGRSQPGLFDPRNGDLLTRVQLEAKEGGYEQWVLIRNPQTLEFEVHDALTTKVRDRYSMNIVGRDEESGKFYVLTDKFSDQVQARMYDPVAKKFDDEALVAHPQFSIMNLILGTRESDFNKVIGFTVGGLVPETQWVEPRLAGIHEGLKNAYPGKMVSILGYTDDRSKVLFSTESNRHPPMYGLLVDGKNVVTLGTERDGIDPESLGEQKWVTYEARDGMKIPAILDLPAGWTKDKGPVPTVIHPHGGPWARDFGGWDVSGWVPFLTSRGYAVLRPQYRGSSGLGRQLWLAGDAEWGQKMQDDKDDGAAWLVKEGIADPERLVIFGYSYGGFAAAAAVVRPDSPYQCAISGAPVTNLARLGNRWSENRLQRLLQGRTVKGMDPMQNVEKANVPVLLYVGDRDVRTPAFHARDFYNGVKDRVPATFELIPDMPHSLPWYPRHQQQTLKLIEDFLAGPCTA, from the coding sequence ATGAAGCACAAGATTTCGCTTTGGCTCGCGCTGGTCGCGGGTCTTGTGGGCTCGCCGCTGGCTGCGGCGGAACCTGCACCCATCTCAATCGATGCGCTGGCGCGCATGCCCAACATCCAGTCGATCTCGATGAGCGCTGATGGCCGCCATCTGGTTGCGCTGCTCGGCAAGCCCGGGGCCGAAGAGTTCGACACCTCGTTGGCGACGTGGGATCTCAACGATCTCGACAAGGGCCCGACCGTCACCGCATCGGGCGATCGCATGCGCTTCATCGGCGCCTCGCCGTTGAAGGCGGGCAAGTTCCTGGTCGTGGGTCGCCAGGAGTGGACCGGCGATATCGCCGCTTGCGGCGGTGAAGGCAACAGCGTGGGTTCCACCAAGACCTTCGTCAACAAGGTCTACTTGACGGACGCGAGCCACGGGGAGTTCCAGGAGGGCCTCGCGCCGACCCAGCGCAAGACGGGCATGAGTGACAACACCAAGCGCTGTCTCGAGATTTTCGGCACCTCCGACCTTGTGAGCGCGCTGCCGCTGGATCCGGAGCGCGTGGTCATCGCCCAGCTCGACATGTCGACCTTCCGCGACGTCTACCTGCGCTACAACCTGCGCACCAAGGAAAGCGAAATGCTGTTCCGTGCCGGTGGCCGCTCGCAGCCGGGGCTGTTCGATCCGCGCAACGGCGATCTGCTGACCCGCGTGCAGCTGGAGGCGAAAGAGGGTGGCTACGAGCAGTGGGTGCTGATCCGCAACCCGCAGACGCTGGAGTTCGAAGTGCACGACGCACTCACCACCAAGGTGCGCGATCGCTACAGCATGAACATCGTGGGTCGTGACGAAGAAAGCGGAAAGTTCTACGTGCTCACCGACAAGTTCTCGGACCAAGTGCAGGCCCGCATGTATGACCCCGTCGCGAAGAAGTTCGACGACGAGGCGCTTGTTGCGCATCCGCAGTTTTCGATCATGAACCTGATCCTGGGCACGCGCGAAAGTGACTTCAACAAGGTCATCGGCTTCACTGTCGGTGGACTGGTGCCGGAGACCCAGTGGGTCGAGCCGCGTCTCGCCGGCATCCATGAGGGCCTGAAGAACGCCTACCCCGGCAAGATGGTGTCGATCCTTGGCTACACGGACGATCGCAGCAAGGTGCTGTTCTCGACCGAGAGCAACCGTCATCCACCGATGTATGGCCTGCTGGTCGATGGCAAGAACGTCGTCACGCTGGGAACCGAGCGCGACGGCATCGACCCCGAAAGCCTCGGCGAGCAGAAGTGGGTGACCTACGAGGCGCGCGACGGCATGAAGATCCCGGCCATCCTGGATCTGCCCGCCGGCTGGACCAAGGACAAGGGCCCAGTGCCGACAGTCATCCACCCGCACGGCGGCCCCTGGGCGCGTGACTTCGGCGGTTGGGACGTCAGTGGTTGGGTGCCCTTCCTGACCTCGCGCGGCTATGCCGTGCTGCGTCCGCAGTACCGCGGCTCCTCCGGCCTCGGCCGTCAGCTGTGGCTGGCTGGCGACGCTGAGTGGGGCCAGAAGATGCAGGACGACAAGGATGACGGCGCCGCCTGGCTTGTGAAGGAAGGCATCGCTGATCCGGAGCGTCTGGTGATCTTCGGCTACTCCTACGGCGGATTCGCCGCTGCCGCCGCGGTGGTGCGTCCGGACAGCCCTTACCAGTGCGCTATCTCCGGCGCTCCGGTGACCAACCTGGCCCGCCTTGGCAACCGCTGGAGCGAGAACCGCCTGCAGCGACTCCTGCAGGGCCGCACGGTCAAAGGCATGGATCCGATGCAGAACGTTGAAAAGGCGAACGTGCCGGTGCTGCTCTACGTGGGCGATCGCGACGTGCGCACGCCGGCTTTCCACGCCCGTGATTTCTACAACGGCGTCAAGGACCGAGTTCCGGCGACCTTCGAGCTGATTCCCGACATGCCGCACAGCCTGCCCTGGTATCCGCGCCACCAGCAGCAGACGCTGAAGCTGATCGAGGACTTCCTCGCGGGTCCCTGTACCGCCTGA
- a CDS encoding homoserine O-succinyltransferase has product MSLASAEACAPAHSEPDCCGLELKSRLPAGGQDSFEFELEMRHAGLRRVRLRVEWTGDPRLPAVWVAGGISAHRHVCANQIDAQPGWWQELVDAHPALDPQRYCLIACDWLGAEGDIDAPISSEDQADAIARALDVLGIRRLRAFVGASYGGMVGQALAVRHPRRLERLVCLSAGPRPHPFASAFRALQRQVVALGQLQCADQLGLSLARQFAMLSYRSPAEFAQRFDAPTELSNGRARSPSEAYLASCGSRYAERWSATAFLRLSESIDLHAIQPAQIRVPTHLLAVSGDWLAPPEDLRAFAAAIAAPAQFESIDSLYGHDAFLKETDRVGALIARALNAPTANEVH; this is encoded by the coding sequence ATGTCACTTGCCTCTGCCGAAGCCTGCGCCCCCGCGCACAGCGAGCCCGACTGTTGCGGGCTTGAACTGAAATCGCGTCTGCCCGCGGGTGGGCAGGACAGCTTCGAGTTTGAGCTGGAGATGCGCCACGCCGGCCTGCGCCGGGTGCGCCTGCGCGTCGAATGGACGGGCGATCCGCGCCTGCCGGCGGTGTGGGTAGCGGGCGGCATCAGCGCCCATCGGCACGTTTGCGCCAACCAGATCGATGCCCAGCCGGGCTGGTGGCAGGAGTTGGTCGATGCACATCCCGCGCTGGACCCACAGCGCTACTGCCTGATCGCCTGCGACTGGCTCGGTGCCGAGGGCGACATCGACGCGCCGATCAGCAGCGAGGATCAGGCCGACGCCATCGCGCGCGCCCTGGATGTGCTCGGAATCCGCCGTCTGCGCGCCTTCGTCGGCGCCTCCTATGGCGGCATGGTGGGGCAGGCCTTGGCTGTGCGCCACCCGCGCCGGCTGGAGCGGCTGGTGTGTCTGTCGGCCGGGCCGCGCCCGCATCCCTTCGCTTCCGCCTTCCGCGCCTTGCAGCGGCAAGTGGTGGCCCTGGGGCAGCTGCAGTGCGCCGACCAGCTTGGCCTGTCGCTGGCGCGGCAGTTCGCCATGCTGAGCTACCGCAGCCCCGCCGAGTTCGCGCAGCGTTTCGACGCGCCGACCGAGCTCAGCAACGGTCGCGCGCGCAGCCCATCCGAGGCCTACCTCGCCAGCTGCGGCAGCCGCTATGCCGAGCGCTGGAGCGCGACGGCCTTTCTGCGGCTGTCCGAGTCGATCGATCTGCACGCGATCCAGCCCGCGCAGATCCGCGTGCCCACGCATCTGCTGGCCGTCAGCGGCGACTGGCTGGCGCCGCCGGAGGACCTGCGGGCCTTCGCCGCGGCCATCGCCGCGCCCGCCCAGTTCGAGAGCATCGACTCGCTGTACGGCCACGATGCCTTTCTCAAGGAAACCGACCGCGTGGGCGCGCTGATCGCGCGTGCCCTCAACGCTCCGACCGCCAACGAGGTGCACTGA
- a CDS encoding TonB-dependent receptor, with the protein MRRARLHRAILSALALASFGAQAQTPATPDSANAAELDRVEVRGAIIYRDRTEAPATLSYDLEYFQRFEPLTVGDMLKRVPSVAFLGDVLEYDGVRLRGLDPGYTQILINGERVPGGGLDRSFFVDRIPAELVERIEILRSASADRSGDAVAGSLNIVLRDGYSLDGGYLRIGALDYRDESEPLAGAVWGGEALGGQLLAGFNVQGRRSPKDKFSQRFDEPGGELDNTEVQTDVRSGEDYAFNLDYRVAAGEGELGLRAFYVRTDRLQDEDSLEYAAGIATQANLQTVNDNDLDIRTDNWSLGLDYTLPMAGGETRVRLGHAGFDDDQSEFEYETEYLRDALPFPDADRFTGDLIEFDLEDRETTAELRHTRDLHNARLRFGLDYTAKRRDTSLLEVRNRFTIANGATPSIPGTFGPLQPVDGGVNEIREDRIEPFVRMDGQAGQVEWETGLRYAQTEVELQDFTVDAQDQRQDSDYGLLLPSAHLRFNLDERQRITASLARTLRRPDFNQISPALLTAELGDNDFLGNPDLEPERAWGLDLGWEYRLGRSGVVGVNAFYRDISDLIELANTGVEGDEGPGTFVLQPRNTGDGEVWGLEFDLSTPLTAFGMDNTGVFFNYSWLDSEIEDDFGTRTFNSQSDFVFNVGFIQELQGVGASFGLTYREQGDAFSRIVGEEVLTRYDGDLEAFIEKRFGEAWVLRLSGSNLLNASKDEVFDKFTTIADQIARDYDEYELESETGGRVYQLVLRYQF; encoded by the coding sequence ATCCGTCGCGCCCGTCTGCACCGCGCCATCCTCTCCGCCCTTGCCCTCGCCAGTTTTGGCGCACAGGCCCAGACGCCCGCGACGCCCGACAGCGCGAACGCGGCCGAGCTCGACCGGGTCGAGGTGCGCGGCGCCATCATCTACCGCGACCGCACTGAGGCGCCGGCCACGCTCAGCTACGACCTCGAATACTTCCAGCGCTTCGAGCCCCTGACCGTCGGCGACATGCTGAAGCGCGTGCCCAGCGTGGCCTTTCTCGGCGACGTGCTGGAGTACGACGGCGTACGCCTGCGCGGCCTGGACCCGGGCTATACGCAGATCTTGATCAACGGCGAGCGCGTGCCCGGTGGCGGCCTGGACCGCAGCTTCTTCGTTGATCGCATTCCGGCCGAGCTGGTCGAGCGCATCGAAATCCTCCGCTCGGCCTCGGCCGATCGCAGCGGCGATGCGGTGGCGGGCTCGCTCAATATCGTGCTCCGCGATGGCTACTCGCTGGACGGCGGCTACCTGCGCATTGGCGCGCTGGACTACCGCGACGAGAGCGAACCGCTGGCCGGCGCCGTCTGGGGCGGTGAGGCGCTGGGCGGCCAGCTGCTGGCCGGCTTCAACGTGCAGGGCCGGCGCAGCCCCAAGGACAAGTTCAGTCAGCGCTTCGACGAGCCCGGCGGCGAGCTCGACAACACCGAAGTGCAGACCGACGTGCGCAGCGGCGAGGACTACGCCTTCAATCTCGACTATCGGGTGGCGGCGGGCGAGGGTGAGCTGGGCCTGCGCGCCTTCTACGTGCGCACGGATCGTCTGCAGGACGAGGATTCGCTGGAGTACGCCGCCGGCATCGCCACGCAGGCCAACCTGCAGACGGTGAACGACAACGACCTCGATATCCGCACCGACAACTGGTCGCTGGGCCTCGACTACACCCTGCCGATGGCCGGCGGCGAGACGCGCGTCCGGCTGGGCCACGCCGGCTTCGACGACGACCAGTCGGAGTTCGAGTACGAGACCGAATACCTGCGCGATGCGCTGCCCTTTCCGGACGCAGATCGGTTTACCGGCGACCTGATCGAGTTCGATCTGGAGGATCGCGAGACCACCGCCGAGCTGCGCCACACGCGCGACCTGCACAACGCCCGCCTGCGCTTCGGCCTCGACTACACCGCGAAGCGCCGTGACACCTCGCTGCTGGAAGTGCGCAATCGCTTCACCATCGCCAACGGCGCGACGCCTTCGATCCCCGGCACCTTCGGACCACTGCAGCCGGTCGATGGCGGGGTCAACGAGATCCGCGAGGACCGCATCGAGCCTTTCGTCCGCATGGACGGCCAGGCCGGCCAGGTCGAGTGGGAAACCGGCCTGCGCTACGCGCAGACAGAAGTGGAGCTGCAGGACTTCACGGTCGACGCGCAGGATCAGCGCCAGGACAGTGACTACGGCCTGCTGCTGCCCTCGGCGCACCTGCGCTTCAACCTGGACGAGCGCCAGCGCATCACCGCGTCGCTGGCGCGCACCCTGCGGCGCCCGGACTTCAATCAGATCTCGCCGGCCCTGCTGACCGCCGAGCTGGGTGACAACGACTTCCTGGGCAATCCGGACCTGGAGCCCGAGCGCGCCTGGGGCTTGGACCTCGGCTGGGAGTACCGGCTCGGTCGCAGCGGCGTGGTCGGCGTCAACGCCTTCTACCGCGACATCAGCGATCTGATCGAGCTGGCCAACACCGGGGTCGAGGGCGACGAAGGCCCGGGCACCTTCGTTCTGCAGCCGCGCAACACCGGTGACGGCGAGGTCTGGGGGCTGGAGTTCGATCTGTCGACGCCGCTCACCGCCTTCGGCATGGACAACACCGGCGTGTTCTTCAACTACTCGTGGCTGGACAGCGAAATCGAGGACGACTTTGGTACGCGCACCTTCAACAGCCAGTCCGACTTCGTCTTCAACGTCGGCTTCATCCAGGAGCTGCAGGGCGTTGGCGCCTCGTTCGGCCTGACCTACCGTGAGCAGGGCGATGCCTTCAGCCGGATCGTGGGTGAGGAAGTGCTGACCCGCTACGACGGCGATCTTGAGGCCTTCATCGAGAAGCGCTTCGGCGAAGCCTGGGTGCTGCGCCTGTCCGGCTCCAACCTGCTCAACGCCAGCAAGGATGAGGTGTTCGACAAGTTCACCACGATTGCCGACCAGATCGCCCGCGACTACGACGAGTACGAGCTGGAAAGCGAGACCGGCGGACGCGTCTACCAGCTGGTGCTGCGCTACCAGTTCTGA
- a CDS encoding M50 family metallopeptidase, whose amino-acid sequence MADSSISANEATHWVLNGELCILPFEGDGGERWLLELDDVKGKTQRVVVTDRVKRALMQFRIPSTFAEVTDALCREGWDGEALESLKSVLEKDCLRRHLLVRENVGATSAPLQIERPGYMTALLRLLSPRSVNPLARCLSPGFSRPGILLGSCAALLGFALLLSELQSSRTYASPTSVELLLGVLLGLFVLLVHELGHAAAAWRCGARHVSIGVGWYVLFPVAWAELSECWRLPARQRALIDIAGVFLQAQLVLAFMLVYLATSHALLLASAAAASASILWNLNPLLRMDGYWLLSDLLGRSNLRRDGRETMAALWQRLRSASVVKPSRAHPRGLTPGLLPLLAVYGLACAGAFAVVLVLAGIQLWQGVLQELPARLEAVADLTLAEISWADAIVLVGALMWKSLLLFMLARFLLGLAVRLFRRTRTRTRTRTRTRTRTTRRADSRVSSPVTAGVPPEAR is encoded by the coding sequence TTGGCTGATTCTTCCATCTCTGCGAATGAAGCAACCCATTGGGTTCTTAATGGTGAGCTTTGCATTTTGCCGTTCGAGGGGGATGGCGGCGAACGTTGGCTGCTGGAACTTGACGATGTCAAGGGCAAGACCCAGCGCGTGGTGGTGACGGATCGCGTGAAGCGAGCGCTGATGCAGTTTCGTATTCCGAGCACCTTTGCTGAAGTCACCGATGCGCTCTGCCGAGAGGGCTGGGATGGAGAGGCGCTTGAGTCGCTGAAGTCGGTCCTGGAGAAGGACTGTCTGCGCAGGCATCTGTTGGTGAGGGAGAACGTTGGGGCAACCAGCGCACCACTCCAAATCGAACGCCCGGGTTACATGACGGCGTTGCTCAGACTGCTTTCGCCGCGCTCGGTCAATCCACTCGCGCGCTGCCTTTCCCCTGGGTTCTCGCGGCCCGGAATTCTGCTTGGTAGTTGCGCCGCCCTGCTGGGGTTTGCCTTGCTGCTGTCGGAGCTTCAGTCGTCGCGAACCTATGCGTCACCGACCTCGGTCGAGCTGCTGCTAGGGGTTTTGCTCGGGCTGTTCGTTCTGCTAGTGCATGAGCTCGGACACGCGGCAGCCGCCTGGCGGTGTGGAGCTCGCCACGTCAGCATCGGTGTTGGCTGGTATGTGCTGTTTCCCGTCGCCTGGGCCGAGCTGTCGGAGTGCTGGCGTCTGCCTGCCCGCCAGCGGGCGCTCATCGATATCGCGGGCGTCTTTCTGCAGGCGCAGCTTGTCCTAGCGTTCATGCTCGTTTATCTGGCGACGAGCCATGCACTCCTGTTGGCGAGCGCAGCAGCCGCCAGCGCCTCGATTCTCTGGAATCTGAACCCCCTGCTGCGGATGGACGGCTACTGGCTGTTGAGTGATCTTCTCGGGCGCAGCAATCTTCGGCGCGATGGGCGCGAGACCATGGCTGCCCTCTGGCAGCGGCTGAGATCAGCGAGCGTCGTCAAACCATCTCGGGCTCATCCGAGAGGCCTCACTCCGGGCTTGCTTCCGTTGCTTGCGGTTTATGGCCTGGCATGTGCCGGGGCGTTCGCGGTGGTGCTGGTACTCGCGGGTATCCAACTTTGGCAGGGCGTTCTACAGGAACTGCCCGCGCGTCTGGAAGCGGTTGCGGACCTCACTCTGGCCGAGATCAGTTGGGCAGATGCCATTGTTCTGGTTGGCGCACTGATGTGGAAGAGCCTGCTGCTGTTCATGCTCGCCCGCTTTCTGCTCGGTCTCGCCGTGCGCCTGTTTCGCCGCACCCGCACCCGCACCCGCACCCGCACCCGCACCCGCACCCGCACCACACGGAGAGCGGACTCACGGGTCTCGTCGCCGGTCACAGCAGGTGTGCCCCCCGAAGCCCGGTGA
- the fabA gene encoding 3-hydroxyacyl-[acyl-carrier-protein] dehydratase FabA, giving the protein MFDTFDRDQLIASGEGRLFEGSQARLPLPPMLMFDRITRIAAEGGLHGQGEVEAELDIRPDLWFFASHFRGDPVMPGCLGLDAMWQLAGFFLTWQGLPGRGRALGVGEVRFSGQVLPTAKLVRYLIDVKRVIRRRLNMVVADARMWVDGREIYTASELRVGLFTDTSGF; this is encoded by the coding sequence ATGTTCGACACTTTCGATCGCGACCAGCTGATTGCCTCGGGCGAAGGCCGTCTGTTCGAAGGCAGCCAGGCGCGCCTGCCGCTGCCGCCCATGCTGATGTTCGACCGCATCACCCGCATCGCCGCCGAGGGCGGGCTGCACGGCCAGGGTGAAGTCGAAGCGGAGCTCGATATCCGCCCGGACCTGTGGTTCTTTGCCAGCCACTTCCGCGGCGACCCGGTGATGCCGGGCTGCCTGGGGCTCGACGCCATGTGGCAGCTGGCCGGGTTCTTCCTGACCTGGCAAGGCTTGCCGGGGCGCGGTCGCGCACTCGGCGTCGGCGAGGTCCGCTTCTCCGGCCAGGTGCTGCCGACGGCCAAGCTCGTGCGCTATCTGATCGACGTGAAGCGGGTGATTCGCCGCAGGCTCAACATGGTCGTGGCCGATGCCCGCATGTGGGTGGACGGGCGCGAGATCTACACGGCCAGCGAGCTGCGCGTCGGGCTGTTCACCGACACCTCGGGCTTCTGA
- the metB gene encoding cystathionine gamma-synthase, translated as MSRHAPATVAARAGIDRDSAYGAVVPPLVLSTNFSFAGFNEKRTYDYTRCGNPTRDLLGEALAELEGGAGGVVTSSGMAAITLALALLDPGDRLVVPHDCYGGSWRLFNALAKKGHFELVVADLTCPRQLADALSTPPKLVWIETPSNPLLRITDLRFVIEAAHRAGALALVDNTFLSPAIQRPIEFGADLVLHSTTKYINGHSDVVGGAIIAATPELHQQLTWWANCLGLTGSPFDSFLTLRGLRTLEPRLRCHVENAQALAELLSEHPAVKAVHYPGLTSHPGHALALRQQKNGGAMISFELDGGEAAVRAFVEGLQCFTLAESLGGVESLIAHPATMTHAAMSAEARAVAGISDGLLRLSVGIEASADLVADIAAALRRAERAQAA; from the coding sequence ATGAGCCGCCACGCCCCTGCCACCGTCGCCGCGCGCGCCGGCATCGACCGTGACTCCGCCTACGGCGCGGTGGTGCCGCCGCTGGTGCTCTCGACCAACTTCAGCTTCGCCGGCTTCAACGAGAAGCGCACTTACGACTACACGCGCTGCGGCAATCCGACTCGCGACCTGCTGGGTGAGGCCCTCGCCGAACTCGAAGGCGGCGCCGGCGGCGTGGTGACATCCAGCGGCATGGCCGCGATCACGCTGGCGCTTGCTCTGCTCGATCCGGGCGATCGGCTGGTGGTGCCGCACGACTGTTACGGCGGCAGCTGGCGGCTGTTCAATGCGCTGGCGAAGAAGGGCCACTTCGAGCTGGTGGTCGCCGACCTGACCTGCCCGCGCCAGCTGGCCGACGCGCTGTCAACGCCGCCGAAGCTGGTGTGGATCGAAACGCCCAGCAACCCGCTGCTGCGGATTACCGACCTGCGCTTCGTCATCGAGGCCGCGCATCGTGCCGGCGCGCTCGCCCTCGTCGACAACACCTTCCTCTCGCCGGCGATCCAGCGGCCGATCGAGTTCGGTGCGGACCTGGTGCTGCATTCGACCACCAAGTACATCAACGGCCACAGCGACGTGGTCGGTGGCGCGATCATCGCCGCCACGCCTGAGCTGCATCAGCAGCTGACCTGGTGGGCGAATTGCCTGGGTCTGACCGGCAGCCCCTTCGACAGCTTTCTCACCTTGCGTGGCCTGCGCACGCTGGAGCCGCGTCTGCGCTGCCATGTCGAGAACGCACAAGCACTGGCCGAGCTGCTGAGCGAGCACCCTGCCGTCAAGGCGGTGCACTACCCGGGCCTGACGAGCCACCCAGGCCATGCGCTGGCACTGCGTCAGCAGAAGAACGGCGGCGCCATGATTTCGTTCGAGCTGGACGGCGGTGAGGCGGCCGTGCGCGCCTTTGTTGAGGGCCTGCAGTGCTTCACCCTGGCCGAATCGCTGGGCGGCGTGGAAAGCCTGATCGCGCACCCGGCGACGATGACGCATGCGGCCATGAGCGCCGAAGCCCGCGCGGTCGCCGGCATCAGCGACGGTCTGCTGCGTCTGTCGGTGGGCATTGAGGCGAGCGCTGACCTGGTCGCCGACATCGCAGCGGCCTTGAGGCGGGCCGAGCGCGCGCAGGCGGCCTAG